One window of Pyrus communis chromosome 12, drPyrComm1.1, whole genome shotgun sequence genomic DNA carries:
- the LOC137711301 gene encoding uncharacterized protein, whose translation MTTTPTTNPNNGNPRSPKNRRYRQSHVATAVIAVAALLISTTAWLSLVFSATSHSLPAPQSFTRSQSRTVSRHSGHSEELTVNDIVFGIAGSAQLWKQRKEYVRLWWRQDDMRGHVWLEEKLPENDVDRSLPPMMVSEDISRFRYTNPTGHPSGLRIARIVSECFRLGLPNVRWFVLADDDTIINVDNLVAVLGKYDSSEMVYVGSPSESHSANTYFSHSMAFGGGGIAISHPLAEALSEMQDQCLERYPKLYGSDDRLHACITELGIPLTREPGFHQCDIRGNAHGLLSSHPIAPFVSIHHVEAVDPFYPGSTSLQSLKLFTQAMRLQPTSFLQRSICYDHRRRLTFSVSLGYVVQVFPNIVLPRDLERSEQTYSAWNGISQRNEFDFDTKDPYRSICKKPILFFLKDVRKQGNATLGSYMRSPAEDEFKRKVFCFSQFRLLRNLQKIQVLGYPPTKKWHLVPRRLCCKLNQTSEAVVSLTMGQCGKGPFRLHY comes from the exons ATGACGACGACGCCAACAACAAACCCCAACAACGGCAATCCCAGATCACCAAAAAACCGCCGTTACCGTCAGAGCCACGTGGCCACCGCCGTCATCGCCGTCGCGGCCCTCTTGATCTCCACCACCGCCTGGCTCTCCCTTGTCTTCTCCGCCACTTCGCACTCCCTCCCCGCTCCCCAGTCCTTCACCCGCTCCCAAAGCCGCACTGTTTCCCGACACAGCGGACACTCCGAGGAGCTCACTGTAAACGACATCGTTTTCGGCATTGCCGGGTCGGCCCAACTCTGGAAGCAGCGGAAAGAGTACGTCCGGCTCTGGTGGCGCCAGGACGACATGCGCGGCCACGTCTGGCTGGAAGAGAAGCTACCGGAAAACGACGTCGATCGGTCCTTGCCGCCGATGATGGTATCCGAGGACATCTCGCGGTTTCGGTACACCAACCCGACAGGTCACCCGTCGGGGCTACGAATCGCCCGAATAGTCTCCGAGTGCTTCCGCCTCGGCCTCCCCAACGTCCGGTGGTTTGTTCTCGCCGACGATGACACCATCATCAACGTCGATAACCTCGTCGCCGTGCTGGGTAAGTACGACTCGTCGGAGATGGTTTATGTGGGAAGCCCGTCGGAGAGTCATTCTGCCAACACTTATTTCAGCCACTCCATGGCGTTTGGTGGCGGAGGCATTGCAATTAGCCACCCTCTGGCGGAAGCCCTGTCCGAAATGCAGGACCAGTGTCTCGAGAGGTACCCGAAGCTCTACGGGAGTGACGATCGCCTCCATGCCTGCATTACTGAACTTGGGATTCCATTAACCAGAGAACCTGGCTTCCATCAG TGTGACATTAGGGGAAATGCGCACGGTCTTTTATCTTCGCATCCTATAGCACCATTTGTGTCCATTCACCATGTTGAAGCTGTTGACCCTTTTTATCCCGGCTCTACCTCTCTGCAAAGTTTGAAGCTTTTCACACAGGCAATGAGACTCCAACCTACCAGCTTTTTGCAGCGGTCCATTTGCTATGATCATCGACGCCGTCTCACATTTTCAGTCTCACTTGGGTATGTGGTTCAAGTATTCCCAAACATTGTGCTTCCCCGTGACCTTGAGCGCTCAGAGCAGACTTACTCTGCTTGGAATGGGATAAGTCAAAGGAATGAATTCGATTTTGATACCAAAGACCCTTATAGATCTATTTGTAAGAAGCCTATTTTATTCTTCTTGAAAGATGTTAGGAAACAAGGGAATGCTACATTGGGGTCATATATGCGGAGCCCAGCAGAAGATGAATTCAAGAGAAAGGTTTTCTGCTTTTCCCAGTTTCGACTTTTGCGCAATCTGcaaaaaattcaagttttggGCTATCCGCCCACCAAGAAATGGCATTTG GTACCCCGTCGGTTATGTTGCAAACTGAACCAAACAAGTGAGGCAGTTGTCAGTTTAACAATGGGACAGTGTGGTAAAGGACCCTTTCGGCTCCATTACTGA